One Epinephelus lanceolatus isolate andai-2023 chromosome 17, ASM4190304v1, whole genome shotgun sequence genomic window carries:
- the LOC117247835 gene encoding protein phosphatase 1 regulatory subunit 3C-B-like: MSAASVLRSFSPSAMPGPVMPMDVAMRFYISHSPPPLRGFLSSYEELQRAKNLVNQSTTHSRNQQLYKPLRPCLSSQQKAVDDGNCVGWNNNKASKKKVVFADSKGMSLTAIHVFSKFDDEPYQNKRRGISEELQFDMTDLETATMDLKISSVRSLALDFKQPSADYLDFRNRLIKNSVCLENCSLQERSLTGTIKVRNMGFEKMVQLRATFDSWASFTDIDCTFMNNVYSCQDTDTFTFVLELPAVIQPQNRVEFCICYKAQGQTFWDNNDGKNYIIQHAGWNGQDLSITMPPTSVGQKKPAEHKNGGVKVLEMEFDQFGSPRMSSGLFPGWQSWGQIENTVPYW, encoded by the exons ATGAGTGCTGCAAG TGTGCTCAGGTCTTTCAGTCCATCAGCAATGCCTGGTCCAGTAATGCCGATGGATGTGGCTATGAGATTCTACATCAGCCACTCTCCACCTCCCCTGCGTGGTTTCCTCAGCTCCTACGAGGAGCTCCAGAGGGCCAAGAACCTGGTTAACCAGTCCACCACCCACAGCCGCAACCAGCAGCTCTACAAGCCGCTGCGACCCTGCCTCAGCAGCCAGCAGAAAGCAGTGGATGATGGCAACTGTGTGGGCTGGAACAACAATAAGGCCAGCAAGAAGAAGGTGGTGTTCGCAGACTCGAAGGGAATGTCACTCACCGCCATCCATGTCTTCTCCAAGTTTGACGATGAGCCATATCAAAACAAAAGAAGGGGAATTagtgaggaactgcagtttgacATGACAGACCTTGAAACAGCCACAATGGATCTTAAGATCAGTTCAGTTCGCAGCTTGGCGCTGGACTTTAAACAGCCCTCAGCCGACTATCTGGATTTCCGGAACCGCCTGATTAAAAATTCAGTCTGCTTGGAGAACTGCTCACTGCAGGAACGCTCGCTGACCGGCACCATCAAGGTCCGGAACATGGGGTTTGAGAAGATGGTGCAGTTGCGTGCCACCTTCGACTCATGGGCGAGCTTCACTGACATCGACTGCACCTTCATGAACAACGTCTACAGCTGTCAGGATACTGACACCTTTACATTCGTCCTGGAGCTGCCAGCCGTCATCCAACCACAGAATCGCGTCGAGTTCTGCATCTGCTATAAAGCCCAGGGCCAGACCTTCTGGGACAATAACGATGGCAAAAACTACATTATCCAGCATGCTGGCTGGAACGGACAGGACCTGAGTATTACTATGCCCCCAACTTCTGTTGGGCAGAAGAAGCCTGCAGAGCACAAAAACGGGGGTGTCAAAGTGCTGGAGATGGAGTTCGATCAGTTTGGCAGCCCACGCATGTCCAGCGGACTCTTCCCCGGCTGGCAGAGCTGGGGTCAGATTGAAAACACCGTGCCTTACTGGTGA